The DNA window GCTGTCGGTCATTCGCCTGTTTTTGTGATTGGTTTTCGGTTTACGGGCGGTCCGTCGCACGGGTGTAGCCTGGACCTCCAGGTCCGGGTGGGCGCGGAGCGACCTGAAAAGCTGCCGCCTTGAGCAATTGGCCTGACGGCCACCCGGACCTGGAGGTCCAGGCTACACCGGCCCGCCAACCACTGTAAACCGAATACCGTAACCTGTTAACCGTAAACTGAATACCATGTCCGACTCCTGGCTAAATTTATCACCCGACAACCTCGTTCGCACGGTCTGGCGGGGGCGCGTTCGGCTGATGCTGTTTGTGGGCGTTTTTACTGCGCTGGGCATCGTAGTAGCCCTGCTGACCCGGTCGGAATACATATCGGAAGCGCGGATTATGCCCGAAATGAACAGCGGTTCGGGGGATGTATTTCGGCGGCTGGCGTCGGTGGCGGGTTTCGGCGGGATAGACCTGTCGGATGCCGAGGGAGTCGACGCGGTACGGCCGGATCTGTACCCGAACGTACTGCAAAGTACCCCGTTTATTCTGTATTTGCTCGATCAACCGGTTGTCACGTCAGCCGGGAGAAAGCTGACCGTTACGCAATTGCTTGACCCCGACGGTGGGAAACCCGGCTTTTCCCTGCTTAGCTGGCTGCGTCCGGCCCCGGTTGCCACGACTGCCCCAACCCCAACAGGGCCGAACAAGCCGGTGAAGCTGACCATGCAGCAGCAGCAGCTGGCCGAAGAGATCGAGAAGCGGGTAACGGCCCGACTCGACACCCGGTCGGGCGTGATTTCGATTACCGCCCAGATGCCCGACCCGAGCGTAGCCGCTACAGTGGCGCAGCAGGCCATGAATTACCTGACGCAGTACGTGACGAGCTACCGAACCGAAAAAGCACGGCAGGATCTGCACTTTTACACACAGCGGCTTACCGAAGCGCGTCGACGCTACCAGACGGCGCAGTACAACGTGTTTCATTACAACGATCAGCACAAGTATCTGGTTGTCCAGTCGGCGACGATGGACCGGCAGCGCATGGAAGCCGAACTGACCATTGCCCAGACGGTGTATACCGAACTGTCGCGGCAGTACGAGCAGGCCCGGCTGAAGGTGCAGGAACGAACACCCGTGTTTAAAGTACTCGAACCGCCAAAAATTCCGCTACTTCGCGTTTCGCCCAAACGTGCCATGCTCGTGTTGACATACGCCCTCGCCGGATTGATCGTCGGCATTGTTTATTTGCTGACCAAACAGATCGGGGTAATGGATAGACTACGGGCGATGTTGGTGTAACCCAGACCGGTCCGCCGAAAACCGAATACCGTAAACTGAAAACCCACTTTGCTCGACGCACTCAGACAAAAGGAAAAAGCGATTGCCGTGATCGGGCTGGGCTACGTGGGGCTACCCCTCGCGCTGGCGTTTGCCCGGCAGTTTCGGGTAATTGGCTATGACATCAGCACTGACCGGATCGCGCTGATGCAGCGGCACGAAGACCCGTCGCGCGAACTAGGTGCCGACGCCTTCGCTGGTGCCGACATTACTTTTACGGCCAACCCCGACGACCTGCGCGCGGCCCATTTTTTCATCATCGCCGTACCGACACCCATCGACGATTATAAAGTCCCTGACCTGCGATTTTTGCAACGCGCATCAGCCGACGTAGGCCGGGCGCTGAAACCGGGCGACTACGTTGTGTACGAATCAACGGTGTACCCCGGCTGTACGGAAGACGATTGTTTGCCCACGCTGGAGCAAACCTCTGGCCTGACGCTGGGGCGGGATTTCAAACTGGGCTATTCCCCCGAACGCATCAACCCCGGCGACAAAGACCGGACGCTGGTCGATATCCTCAAAGTCGTGTCGGGAAGCGACGACGAAGCCGCCGGGGTTATCGCTGAACTGTACGACAGCATCATCCGGGCGGGGTGTACGTCGCGCCGAGTATCAAAGTAGCGGAAGCGGCCAAGGTGATCGAAAACACGCAGCGCGACCTGAATATTTCGCTGATGAACGAACTGGCGATCATCTTCGACAAGCTGGGTATCGACACGCATGAAGTGATCCGGGCGGCTTCAACCAAGTGGAATTTCCTGCCGTTTACACCGGGTCTGGTGGGTGGGCACTGCATCGGCATCGATCCGTATTACCTGCTTTACAAAGCCCGGCAGCTCGGCTACGACCCGCAGGTTATCAACTCGGGTCGGCGCATCAACGACGGTATGCCTGCCTATGTCGCGACTAAACTGCTGCAAAAACTGATTCAGCACGGGAAGAACCCCCGGCAGACGAAGGTGCTGGTCATGGGCCTGACGTTCAAGGAAAACGTCTCGGACATCCGCAATTCGCGCGTCGCCGATCTGGTACGGGAATTGATGAATTACTCGATCAGTGTACATCTGATCGATCCGCACGCGTCGCCCAATGAGGTAGCTCACGAGTACCGCATGACCCTACTCGACAGCCCCTCAGCGCAGTATGATGCGGTGATCGTGGCGGTAGGGCACGACGTGTACAAATCGCTCGACATCGCGTATTTCCGGTCGCTGATGAACGGCTCGCCCATCCTCCTCGACCTGAAAGGGCTGTATTCGGTCAAGAACGAAACGGGACTCGATTACTGGCGGCTGTAGGTGAGTTCACCCTCACCCCCGGCCCCTCTCCCAAAACGGGAGAGGGGTGCAATAAATATTGTAGATCATACTCATGCATATAGCCATTGTGTAACAAAAGCGGTAGTCAAAAGACTCGCTCTCAGTAGTCACCCCTCTCCCGTTTTGGGAGAGGGGCTGGGGGTGAGGGTAAACCAAATATAAACCTATGAAAATCGCTATCGTCGGCAGTCGCGCGTTTGATTCGCTGGAGTACCACCTGGCCGATTCGGTACGGGCGCTGGGCGGTCAGGCGGTTTGTGTCGATGGGGCAAGCCGATACACGCTGGCGCGGAAAGCACACTACTGGGTTAGCCGGTTTGTTGAATCGTACGACCGGGCTGCGTGTAGGCAGCTGGCCCGGCGGGTGGCGGCCGAACGACCCGATCTGGTGCTGGTTGTGTACCGACACCTGCACCCGATTTTTGTTGATACGGTGAAGCAATTACTGCCGGGCATCGTCGTGGCGCAGATCAATCCCGATGCCTTGTCAAACCTAGAAAAGCAGCAGGTCATTGCCGCTGACTTCGATCATTACTTCACAAAGGAACCGTACATCGCCGATTTTCTGCGCAACAAAGCCGGACTGAACGCGCACTACCTGCCCGAAGGATTTAACCCCCGTATTCACCGCCGACCCGATCTCGACAAGGCCACGGCCGAACAGCAAACTAACATCGACGTGCTGCTCTACGGCGGCCTTTACGCCTACCGCGCCCGCATGGTCGATCAGTTGCAGCGGGCGGGTGTTCGGGTGGCCGTGTTCGGCAGCGAAGGGCCGTATTTACCCGCGTCGGTACGATCGGCGTTTCAGGGGCGGTATCTCGTTGGCGACGAAAAAAACCGGCTGCTCTACGGGGCACGGATCGTGTTTAATAATTTTCACTACGCCGAAGTCACCTCAGCCAACCAGAAATACTTTGAAATTAACGGCATCGGTGGCTTTCAACTCTGCGACTACAAACCAACGCTCGACGAATACAGCCTCGTCCCGACTGAGCGCGTAACCTACCGAACAACGGCCGAAGCGATCGACATGATCCGGTATTTTCTGGCGCACCCCGCCGAGCGGCACACACTTGCCGACTGCCAGCATACGCATTTCCAGCAGCACCATACGTTCGATCAGCGGGTCGATGAGTTGCTGCGTATTACGGGTCATAGCCTGCCAATCATGCATGAACGTCGGCCCGTTTAGCAAGCCTGTCCGCTGGCCTGTCTGGTCTGGTTCGCTGCTGACGCTATTGAGTGGTCAGGGGCTATCGGCCGGGCTGAGCCTGCTATATGGCAAGCTGACAGCCCTGTACATTTCGCCTGACGTATGGGGTGAGTATAGCCTGTTGCTTGTAGCCGTGACCTTCGTACATAGTCTGCTGGTATCGCCCACTATTCAGTCGTTCAAATCGGCACTGGGTCAGTTTTCGCACCCGTCTGCTATTCGTTTTTATGGGCAGGTGGCCGGGCTGATTTATTTGCTGGTCATGCCATTGGTGGCGCTACTGGCCGGGTTGTATTACCAGAACCCCGTGTTTGGGCTGATCTGGCTGGTGGCGGTTGGGCAGGGGCTGTATCAGGCCGGCGCAGATTATCGGAATGCCCTGGGGCAACACCGTCAGTTTACGCGTTTGCAGGTCGGCTATGCAGCCGGAGCGCTGGTTTCGTTTGGCGTAGTTGTCGTTGGGTTGCAGCACTACACGAGCATTGCACTCTGGCAATCGGCGGCCCTTGTCAACGGCCTGTTTGCGGTACTATCAATTACCCCGCTGACCCGACAGGTCCGGCCTGTTCAAAACCCGTTCCCCGACCGGATCCAACTTTTCAGAGCCTACCAACGCTACGTGACGCCCTTGCTCAGCATGGCCGTCTGGGCTTGGGTGTTGAACTACGCCGACCGCTATCTGATCCGCCTGTACCTGACCGACGCCGATGTTGGACAATACAGCATGGGGTACAGTCTGGGGGCCAAACTATTGCTGTTTGCATCGCCCCTACTGGCGTTTCTGTCGCCACAGGTGCTGAGTTTACGTACGCAGAATCAACC is part of the Spirosoma rhododendri genome and encodes:
- a CDS encoding Wzz/FepE/Etk N-terminal domain-containing protein, producing MSDSWLNLSPDNLVRTVWRGRVRLMLFVGVFTALGIVVALLTRSEYISEARIMPEMNSGSGDVFRRLASVAGFGGIDLSDAEGVDAVRPDLYPNVLQSTPFILYLLDQPVVTSAGRKLTVTQLLDPDGGKPGFSLLSWLRPAPVATTAPTPTGPNKPVKLTMQQQQLAEEIEKRVTARLDTRSGVISITAQMPDPSVAATVAQQAMNYLTQYVTSYRTEKARQDLHFYTQRLTEARRRYQTAQYNVFHYNDQHKYLVVQSATMDRQRMEAELTIAQTVYTELSRQYEQARLKVQERTPVFKVLEPPKIPLLRVSPKRAMLVLTYALAGLIVGIVYLLTKQIGVMDRLRAMLV
- a CDS encoding nucleotide sugar dehydrogenase produces the protein MLDALRQKEKAIAVIGLGYVGLPLALAFARQFRVIGYDISTDRIALMQRHEDPSRELGADAFAGADITFTANPDDLRAAHFFIIAVPTPIDDYKVPDLRFLQRASADVGRALKPGDYVVYESTVYPGCTEDDCLPTLEQTSGLTLGRDFKLGYSPERINPGDKDRTLVDILKVVSGSDDEAAGVIAELYDSIIRAGCTSRRVSK
- a CDS encoding nucleotide sugar dehydrogenase, whose translation is MYVAPSIKVAEAAKVIENTQRDLNISLMNELAIIFDKLGIDTHEVIRAASTKWNFLPFTPGLVGGHCIGIDPYYLLYKARQLGYDPQVINSGRRINDGMPAYVATKLLQKLIQHGKNPRQTKVLVMGLTFKENVSDIRNSRVADLVRELMNYSISVHLIDPHASPNEVAHEYRMTLLDSPSAQYDAVIVAVGHDVYKSLDIAYFRSLMNGSPILLDLKGLYSVKNETGLDYWRL
- a CDS encoding CgeB family protein, coding for MKIAIVGSRAFDSLEYHLADSVRALGGQAVCVDGASRYTLARKAHYWVSRFVESYDRAACRQLARRVAAERPDLVLVVYRHLHPIFVDTVKQLLPGIVVAQINPDALSNLEKQQVIAADFDHYFTKEPYIADFLRNKAGLNAHYLPEGFNPRIHRRPDLDKATAEQQTNIDVLLYGGLYAYRARMVDQLQRAGVRVAVFGSEGPYLPASVRSAFQGRYLVGDEKNRLLYGARIVFNNFHYAEVTSANQKYFEINGIGGFQLCDYKPTLDEYSLVPTERVTYRTTAEAIDMIRYFLAHPAERHTLADCQHTHFQQHHTFDQRVDELLRITGHSLPIMHERRPV
- a CDS encoding lipopolysaccharide biosynthesis protein produces the protein MNVGPFSKPVRWPVWSGSLLTLLSGQGLSAGLSLLYGKLTALYISPDVWGEYSLLLVAVTFVHSLLVSPTIQSFKSALGQFSHPSAIRFYGQVAGLIYLLVMPLVALLAGLYYQNPVFGLIWLVAVGQGLYQAGADYRNALGQHRQFTRLQVGYAAGALVSFGVVVVGLQHYTSIALWQSAALVNGLFAVLSITPLTRQVRPVQNPFPDRIQLFRAYQRYVTPLLSMAVWAWVLNYADRYLIRLYLTDADVGQYSMGYSLGAKLLLFASPLLAFLSPQVLSLRTQNQPPSTANPLLLRYVRPYLGLAGIACLLFFLSRNWVGTLLLSDRYSPAFDVAPLVAVGYLFLTSIHLLELKWYTFGQTRYILLHTVFGVVVNLAFNVLLIPRLGIAGAAWATAIGYAAQFALARFLFQR